In Gallus gallus isolate bGalGal1 chromosome Z, bGalGal1.mat.broiler.GRCg7b, whole genome shotgun sequence, one DNA window encodes the following:
- the FANCG gene encoding Fanconi anemia group G protein (The RefSeq protein has 1 frameshift compared to this genomic sequence), producing the protein MKRLRCGTAPEPGCLQAWAAECEALAGRWRAARGSAYGGAAAAARQLRGAFGELLLQMRGLPPALPMMPLELTVLYNSLLFVMGTSDCAIKGEAEGIRQGLLRVLEACGTSGQDLSTQELWQKVLQEVTVEELQAPLHRLGALQAAWWLATSCLQNIIDLFRLLSSAEDPERAPCRAEKNELLTLLKAWRTPAEEASVSLVQSTEDLKETLCTAAAFLQGLQELEAGNLSTTLCLLQEAAGGFCSKRVLAQIYVCLGCCAQRMGKPQTALQHLKQALQVDFQCHPALSHTAAVYHELGETDAELQALYLLYEAVEKNPPSATSSSPYFLIRAELLVNTPILASLLRHHHPSEVKYLLAQRCLRDGRVADAVEHYLDFLSLLQEGLQQQVPLDGGSPLPRIPEVFLEAASALEQDGRHQDSLTVCDEVISRTTNLIPKIIQVEEKLEQPECASLETGLAGGLLSQKRESLCCLTWRAAAYLHQGWVWSKLGKGKEAIMQFSRCLNDLLRFQPRGCGVEPAESLLPEVKVLQKIRLLSLIGRGMQFLEQEKHKEALLDFQHGLQISPDDPAAASYLVQVLWKLNRKEEAADYWQKYLESPAGEDGQQERQGRHFPLYLDSCLKQATFPQNESLARCIQDYLRTTRQDSSR; encoded by the exons ATGAAGCGGTTGCGGTGTGGAACGGCCCCGGAGCCGGGCTGTCTGCAGGCGTGGGCGGCCGAGTGCGAGGCCCTGGCCGGGCGATGGCGG GCAGCGCGGGGCTCGGCGTACggaggagcggcggcggcggcgcggcagCTGCGAGGCGCCTtcggggagctgctgctgcagatgcgGG GCTTGCCACCTGCCCTCCCCATGATGCCTCTGGAGCTTACTGTCCTCTACAACTCCCTGCTCTTTGTCATGGGAACATCTGACTGCGCCAtcaaaggagaagcagaaggaataCGCCAGGGGCTCCTCAGGG ttctggaGGCTTGTGGAACCTCTGGGCAGGACCTTAGCACACAAGAGCTGTGGCAGAAGGTGCTGCAGGAAGTAACTGTTGAGGAACTACAGGCACCTTTGCACCGACTGGGGGCCTTGCAGGCAGCATGGTGGCTGGCAACTAGCTGCCTGCAGAACATCATTGACCTCTTCCGGCTCCTAAGCAGTGCTGAG GATCCTGAGAgagctccctgcagagcagagaagaatgaGCTCCTCACCCTTCTCAAGGCATGGAGAACACCTGCTGAGGAGGCCTCTGTTTCCCTTGTACAGAGCACTGAGGACTTGAAGGAGactctgtgcactgcagctgccttcTTGCAAG GGTTGCAAGAGCTGGAGGCAGGGAACCTCTCCACTACCCTTTGCCTTCtccaggaggctgcaggaggatTCTGCTCCAAGAGGGTCCTGGCCCAGATCTACGTCTGCCttggctgctgtgctcagagaaTG GGCAAGCCTCAGACAGCACTTCAGCACTTGAAGCAGGCCCTCCAGGTAGACTTCCAGTGCCATCCTGCCCTGTCTCACACAGCCGCGGTGTACCACGAGCTGGGGGAGACAGATGCGGAGCTGCAGGCCCTATATCTACTCTATGAG gctgtggaaaaaaa ccctccatcAGCTACTTCCTCAAGTCCATACTTCCTAATCCGAGCAGAACTCCTTGTCAACACACCAATATTAGCTTCCCTCCTTCGCCATCACCACCCCTCTGAAGTGAAATACCTGTTGGCACAAAGGTGTCTCCGGGATGGGAG GGTGGCTGATGCAGTGGAACATTACCTGgattttctgtctctgcttcaAGAGGGGCTGCAGCAACAG GTACCCCTAGATGGTGGCTCACCTCTGCCTAGGATCCCTGAGGTGTTCCTAGAAGCAGCATCTGCCTTGGAGCAGGATGGAAGGCATCAGGATTCGTTAACAGTGTGTGATGAGGTCATCAGCAGGACAACTAACCTGATCCCAAAGATAATACAAGTTGAGGAGAAGCTGGAGCAGCCAGAGTGTGCATCACTGGAGACTGGGCTGGCTGGTGGGCTTCTGTCACAAAAGAGAGAGAGTCTGTGCTGCCTCACATGGAGAGCAGCTGCGTACCTGCACCAGGGCTGGGTGTGGAGCAAGCTGGGCAAGGGCAAGGAGGCCATAATGCAGTTCAGCAG GTGCCTCAACGACCTCTTGCGATTTCAGCCTCGTGGGTGTGGTGTTGAACCAGCAG AGAGTCTCCTGCCAGAAGTGAAGGTTCTCCAGAAGATCAGGTTGCTTTCTCTGATTGGGCGAGGTATGCAGTTTTTGGAGCAGGAGAAGCACAAGGAAGCCTTGCTGGATTTCCAGCATGGCTTGCAGATCTCACCAG ATgacccagctgctgcctcttaCCTTGTGCAAGTCCTGTGGAAACTGAACCGAAAAGAAGAGGCTGCTGATTACTGGCAGAAGTACTTAGAGAGCCCTGCTGGGGAAGATGGGcagcaggaaaggcaaggaag gCACTTCCCTTTGTACCTGGACTCATGTCTGAAGCAGGCAACCTTCCCACAGAATGAATCTCTTGCTAGGTGCATACAGGATTACCTCAGGACTACAAGGCAGGATTCCTCAAGGTAG